The DNA sequence TCCATAATAATGATCCTTTTAACTTCAAGAACATTACACAACCTCAGGGAAAACATGTCAGGTTGTAATCTAACGTGCCGAAGCAAAAATAGAAATTACATGTCACGAAAATAGGTGACGATATTACCACATGACGACCGAGCATACAGTTTGTTAGGAATCATCCCGATGAAAGTTATGAAAAGTCATGGCAATGGTACAGTGATACTTTTGAGTGATTATGAATAGTTGTCTAGCGTTCAagagtgaaataattacatctAGCTTCTGTAATTTCCAAGATGTAGCGTTCAGCATGGCAAACTCTTAGGAAAATCAGAAAAATCAAAGGTTGAATGACATTGTTGGAATAGTGAACCATTTTGATGATTTTATGGATCATGATTTTTATGATGAGCTTGCTTGACTGACATGGAACACAACCAAACGCCGCAGTTATTGCTTTTCATGTGCAAAGCATGAGTACAGTCTATGACTGCAAAAGATCCAAATGCATATCGCAAATTCATTCAAGATCTTTGCAAATACTGGATGagaaaatgggacgtctcaacggTGCCGACCCAATTATTGCCATTGGAAGATTACCAGCGGCCGAATCAAAGAGTGCACCGTCGTTTGTGGGATCGTTTTGTGCATTCCAATTTGACGAGTTCGACAAATGACCATCCAAGGCCAGGAAGACCCCGAGTCACCACACCAGCCCAAGATCAACACATCCGGGTAACCCATCGTTCCCTGtgggacacagcacaagaacgATATAGAGTCCGGAGACAACCAGGAACCGTCCTCGAGAGGCAAGTATGCGTGGCAGACGTCCAAAAGTTTCAGGTGAATACATCTCAAGAAATGTTCGAGCTGCTTCGATTTATATACATCCACCACGAACGAGCATCTCGTTATGCCAAATTCCGAAAGAAAATGGAGTACTAATTTTTAAGGGACCTTTAAAGTACACATAGTGAATGGTAGATCTACTGGAGATCAGACGGtgaatttacatatatataacacCGAGGAACAAACAATGTAGATTATCTGTTAGTCTGTACTGATCTGTTTCAACATATACCTGACTGAAAAGTATTGTCCCTTCGCAGAATCTGACTATAAGCCGATGTGTTCGTCGTTCGCTGGGACTGTCCGCCCtcttctccttcttcttctaGTGGCACATTGGCGCTTCCCCCGTCTTCTATATACCGACTATCTCATGGTGAGATGCCTGCCTGCTTTCAAACAATTACTAAGGAGTAAGGTAcatggtttcttttttttcataattagaTTTCATTATTAGATTCAGACACCAGTAAAGCAGTTCTGTCTAACCTCTGTGTATACCGGCTATGGTGAGGTACTCAGATTGACATCCAGCAGATTTAAATCAAAATGTAAATTAAAATCAACAGGCACCGTGGTTCGATCATGACTGTGAACGGCTAAAGACAGAGAAGTACAAACATTTGAATCTCTATCGAAGATATAAATGTCATGTGAACTTAAGTAAATATCTGAATGCGACGTCTGAAGTGCTGAAACAATAAGAAACAGAAATTAATGAGACGTTTACTGGATACATTGACGATGTAGTTAAAATCAAAGATTGTAGGAAGCTCTGGGATACTATTAAACGCTTCCTGGAAGGTGATGAAATTAGTAGAAGTATAAAACTGGAAGTTTGGTTTGATTATTTCAAGAAACGGTTGAATCCGGAAGAGGATATTACTAATATTAGTACACTTGATCGCGTTGTACATGACAACGTAAACAACGTAATCATGCATGTAAACTCAGGGATGAAACAGCTTTTAACAGACTTTCGGTCTGATGAAATTACAGTAACTAAACTTATAGATTCTATTAAATATCTGCTCGAAATGGTTCTACTGCTGCATAAATGCCGAAGTATGACGGAGTCGAATAACTATGATGGGGTTTGCCTCCTGAATGTACTTGGTAAAGTGTTTGCAACAATTATGGAATAGGGATTACGAACGTGGATTGAGTTAACTATCTGCACCCCAGACAGGATTCCGAGAAAGATACTCAGCAGTAGACACCATTTTGTTCTTCAAGCATTCTGTACAAATTATCTGGCTGGCAGATGCCACATGTTAAAAAAACAAGACCTCACATACAAGTGCGTTTACACAATATCAAAACAGCTTCCGGACGAGTTTTTATCACAGCAACATCCTGAAACACACAAATCACGCTGACTGTAAATGTGGAATTCCGCCTGCATGAAAATGGGGTGTTTGCACGAAAACCACGTCGTGAATGAAAAATCCACGTGTACAGAGCATCCacacgccgcaatattccatctatatggcgttggactgtaaatgatcgagtctggtccagacaatccagtgatcaacaacatgagcatcgatctgcgcaattgggaaccgatgacatgtgtcaaccaagtcagccagcctgaccacccgatcccgttagtcgtctcttacgacaagcatagtcgccttttatagcaagcatgggttgctgaaggctaattctaccccggaccttcacgggtctttattGGTGTGTACTTTATTGGTCTATCATTCTGCTTATGCAGTTTTCGTGACTTCTGATTATAGCTTAAAAGCATACGCGGCATACCCCAAATTGCATAAGTATTCAAACTAGATGACTGGAAGTGGGAAGTGAGAGCACGGTTTAATTCGAAGCATCTAtgaatgggtgggtgagtttagttttacgccacacataacagtattccagttagatgacggcggtctgtaaatgagcTGTTTGTCATAAGTTGTTtataattattcattttaataataatgataatgatattatTCCTTTTTAATCTGCACTTTGCAGGATGAAACGTAGGTTCGAATCTACAATAATCATTCTTCCGGAGAACAGGTTTGTGAAtacgcgtttagcaatattccagcaatggtgAACATCAGAAATAGTTCTCACATATTAAATTGTACCTGGATCGAACCACAAGTTTTATCCTACCGCCCAAAAATGTTGCAAGAAAATGTGATTTCAGTGATGGCATTGTATGAGCTGTGTCCGTTATTTGCTATATCTGGGTTAAAACGGATTTCAGCAAcacaggtgactaacgggattggatggcTAGGCCAAGATCGACGCCCATGATGTTgacactggcttgtctggtcgaATGTAGGTATgtcagtctgtcagcctgtccGTTGGTTCTGACTGAGACGTCACAGACAGTCGCATAAACGCAGTATTCACAATTCCTACTTGTATTTTATTCGGACTCCAGTCAATCTGTCTACATACAACGAGATTCGGGAAAGCTAAATATTGAGTGCAGCATTTAGCAACATaaacgcacacaaacacaaaaacaaaacatgtgggTCACTATGTTTGAGAGCACGTacgtttgtgtatgtgtgtgtgagagaaagagagtgtgtctgtatgtgtgtgtgtgagagagagtgcgtgtgcgtgtgtgtgttgaactgtgtggcgtaaaacaacattcaccaacTATGACATCTGATTCAGTGCGTGATGCAGTTACATACAATCAATAAACACGATTATACTACATACTACAACATGTATTCATGATGTATAATACACGATTCTAAATAtaatgtaacataacataagcaTATTACATACACAGCAGGGCAGTATCTAGAACATTTTGTGACGTTTGTAACACGTGACGTCTAGCCAGCCAGAGGTGAGAGAAAAAGCACATattcttcatcacctgatgaatgggcaagaagtagcccaggAATGTCTGGTATATGTTAAAGAAGTTGAAAATCCGTGCCAAACGCTGTTGTGTCTGGTATATTTGTCGTATCATTATATAAATTGAAATATATTAAGACCAAGTCAAGTAACTCGGAGCTAAAATTGTCCACCAAGTCATGTGACAAGCAGGTCATATCACTAATATTTTACGGACTGAgacattcgtcaccactcgctccGTTCCGCAACCTACCTTCGACTGGAATCGGAATAGCCGAGTTGTTCACAAATGTGACTCCGAACATGTTGTTCTATTCTGAGTATTCCCCCTTTGTCTTAATACGCAGGACAAAGCCTTTCCATTCGACCCTTTTACAAGCAGATCATACTTTCATAAGTCAGGAAAGGTAGGGTGTAAGATACAAAGTTTTCTCTAACTCATCCAGacaaatgttttcaacaaaactAAAGGCTGTCTGAACATAAATGGTGCAGAACGCCGCAAGCCAAACCAAATGTAAAATTAAGCTATTTTGGAGACCATGGAACAGGTTTTTCTGTTCGCCTGAAAGTGACAGTGACAAACTGAAATCTACACAATAAAGACAGCCACAGAAACAGAACTCTATACACTAGCGAATATTTTCTACTCTGAAATATTGTGATAGGTGAAATCCTGAGGATCTATTTCCACTCACCTTTATACTTCTTTCAATATTCAATAATCCTTTAATATAAAGGCATACCGATAGGACCGACATTACGGCATTGGTATTAAACCGAAGGCTTCACGGCAATTTCAAATAGTAATATGTCATTTCCGATTTAAATACGTTCTTGCATCGAGAAGCTTGTTATGCCACTTTGTCCATTTACAGCTGCAGGGTTGGCAGTGCCCCGCAAACCTTTCTTTCTCACGCCAGTCGCCCCGGCTTGTTcgtcatatttcattttcttgtGCTCGTAGAACTCGTACATAACGATGCAGATGAGGATGAGATTTTTTAACATAAAGGGGGAGATTCCAACACTGAAGCCATGCCAGAGAACTAACCGAACCAGCAGATTGGGAACATTCACCACCAGCACCACAAGCAGTTTGTGTAACGCCACAAGACGTTTCGGCATCTTCTTGTATCCAAAGTTGGTCAGGCTGAGTGTGATCAAGGGCACCGTTGGAATAATGAGATTGAGACCCGCCACTGCTAAAATAATTTGCTGAAGTCCCGGAAGGAACATGTCCCTTGATGACTTGTCGAACATCACCTCTAACACATCCACAGTGTCCAAGACATCAAAGACAACGGTTCCAGTTAGTTCTTCAATATATCGCCTGCGTTCACTAGCAGGAGGTGCGTCATGGTGAGACATCAACAGCAAGATGAAGACACACGACGCCAAGGCTAGGGACGTCTTAAACGTATTGGGACCAAAGAATGTGTCTTCGCTTAGCTTAAACGAGAATTTGTTGCAAGCTATAGCCATCCTTGCTACTAGGCTTACAGAGTACACAAGCCACGCTAACCAACCCATTGTGAACGCTTCAGTTTTCTCGTCCCCGGCTTTCTGTAGTGCTAGGTGTCGTCGTGATATGATGAAAGAGGCGATGAAGATGCCGACGTTGACGAGGTCGAACGTTATCCATGCCCAGCTGGCTTGGGTCTGATATTTGGCCATGAAATAATCCAGAATCCCTCCTTGGGTGAATAGAAGCAGGATGCAAAAGATCCGGGCAGGGATGCCATTCAAGGTTCCACAACATCTAACAAAACATTTCCCCAGCCACATGACAAATCCTGAATTTCACACTAATGTCGGGAAAGTCGAGTTTGACAAAATGAACATGAGAGCAAAAATTCAATCACAGGCGATGTTAACATGGAAGACAACACAAATCCTGTTACATATCTTTAAAGCGTTCCATCACTTGCCGCCGCTCTGTATCACGTCCTGTATTCTGAACCTCTTTCTACGAGGACATCGGAAGAAATGAACGTGTCATCAAGACTTTAGAACCATTTGTCTGTAGTGAGTCCTAGAAACTAATTTCTAATTGGGTACCCACTTCAACTTTATCCGTTTGAATTGTAGTTTATGCAGCCTCTTGAAGCGTGAATACCTCTCTTGGCGGTCGACCATCTGAACTGTGTCTCTTAGGACGCTCCTGTGGTCCACCCTAGCTGAATGGACACCGGTCACATGCTGGCAACTCGAAACctctaaaaataaaataaagttgGAAAATGGAATTCTGTAAATACATTCCCAATGCTTATTCACGCCATCTTTACATTCACTAATCCGCTGAAGTCGTTCAGTGAATTCAGAGCTAATTGCTTGGTGTAAGTGTTGTAAACATGCAATGTTGCAGATGTATACTGTGACGTCGTCACCATCCTGCTGCTTGGAGTAGATAGATGACGTGGTCCATTAAGAGAATATTGATTGATCAGGTAAGTGTACCTATCTAGCCCATCAGATCCAGAAACTATAGGTTTGGTACTTATAAAAGTAACACCAAGAAAGATGGTCACATGTAGCAAATTATACAGAATACGATAATAAGTGAATATAATACGTATGTAAATTCGTGATCTTAATGGCGACAAAAGTGGGTCATTTCTATACACAATTGCAACCGCACCTTCTGTGTATATGGTAAATTTTATTCAGTTCGATTACAATCATATGGTAACTCTTAACATCAGCACGACAGCAAACAATTCGTTTGTGAAAGTAAATCAACAGTAAAAAGCGTTTGCTAATTAGATGGCTCATTTACAGTTTTAGCTGTTTTGACATCTACACGATCACCACACCTAAATGCTGAATTTGAGAAACAGTTACGGGTTATATGAGCTCAGTAGCCTACTCAAGCCGAAACCTGGTCAGTACGCTTTGTCCTTGAGATGAATCTGCATTTGAGCACTGACTGGCTATCATAAGGGCTGTAAACCTGCTGACGTATGCCATGGATTAATAAAACCAGAGCAAATCTATTAAGTGTCAACTACAACACCAAAATGTGGCATGTTATGAGCATTTGTTTGAAAAAGGAATGCATGCACTTTCTGTACAATTCTGAAAAGAGTCAGCAGTCTGACTCACATTTCAGTTAGAGCCAATGAGCTCCCTGGCTTTGTTTAGTGCAGGTCAAGACCGTCAATGGCGAACAGGCACGACACAATCCTGTTTGCAATGAATAAATGTACGTCAACTCACTATGACAGTGAGGTGTAAGTGTCTCCGAAAGAATGGGAGTATAGAGTTGACGGGTGCCATCAATTCAACATGTCACAGGTCGTTTGtgtatactgtgaaataaacaaGGAAATAGGTGTTACCGCTACTAATCTTTCgtaacatatgccatatttgggaaGTCGCTGTGGAtgagcgggctaggcagctgactttgtgtgctggcgattatgagcctgactctgagggtgcgggttcgaatcccggatgggactcaaccaaaaaagtactagaatttgtacagtactaagaaagtgaaaacctgaatatgacatatgttgcatttgaccactttctaaatggcatcgtgtaatcataatcTTGCGTAGGAATTTTGGCTCTGAATCGACACGATTTTTCGGGCTTCCGAAGACCCTAGCTCCCAAAGTAGAACTTCGATTTTTGTGCTGTATGTCTACTTCCGTTGGTAAATCTATTAGCTTGAAATGTGTACTGACTTTTAATAGGATAAATACGGTGATCATTGTTGAATTTGCCATGAAGCGAACTTGGTGTGTTGACCTCGTTACATCACTTTCCTTTTATATGGTGCTAAGACCTCGTTAGTGAGAATACATACCTTGATTACAGTCTTTGACATGCCCCTGTGCATTTGAGTAATATTTAATGAACATAAATCACACAGTAAGTAAAGTTAGGCTACACCTTACCTTGATGGTAAAATAGAACAGCCCTTGATACGCGGTCGTTTTCAGACGACACCGCGGCTGACAATGCAACGGAAAGACAGCAAAGTTTGAGCAGGATTTCTACTACCGTTTACCCTGTCAGTTGTGGCTGCCTACAGCAAGGAGATTTCACCAGTCTCTGGAATGTATTGCGATATCAGACTACGGAATAGTTTGGTTGGTATACGTTTTgtttactttaatgttttggttttgtatGATTTTTCGTGTCAGCACTAGATGGTTATATGGGATTATAAGTACCCAAAAGACCAGTCTTGACATCGAATACACCTAAGGCTTGCAAGGTTTGAGTACTATTTAGTGAGTTAGGAGTGTCTGTAGTGTTAGGCGTGTCCAGTGTTTGCCCAGTTAACTCTGAAGCTCCATTTTGAGGGGTTTGTATTCTATGCAGTGTTGAGGGGCGCGTTCTGTACAGGGTCAAGGATCCCCTTGTgtacgtaagaggcgactaacgggatcgggtggttagactagctgacttggttgacacatgtcatcggttccccattgcgcagatcgatgctcatgttgttgatcactggattgtctggtccagactcgaatatttacagaccgtcgccatatagctggaaaagtgcgacgtaaaactaaactcactcactcactcacccttgtgTAACTGTGACAGCAATCGCATGCATGTAAGCTTATGTTCTGTAAACAGCCGAAACACCTGAATGAATAGAAATGAAACAGCTATCAAATGCTCCAAAGTGACGTATATTGTTAGACTACATAATTATATGTTAGACTTCTGCATATTATTAATTAAATTCAgggatatgtttgtttcttacTCAATTTGGATTCAGAAAGTGATATATAGGTATTAGATTACCGTCGAGACAAAAACGGAGTTCCCTGTTggggaaacaaacaaaacgaatGAACAAAACGGGTGGTAACGTAGTGACGTGACCTAATCAAACGGTGACGTCTACATGGAATGGTGCA is a window from the Haliotis asinina isolate JCU_RB_2024 chromosome 9, JCU_Hal_asi_v2, whole genome shotgun sequence genome containing:
- the LOC137296328 gene encoding transmembrane protein 121B-like, with translation MWLGKCFVRCCGTLNGIPARIFCILLLFTQGGILDYFMAKYQTQASWAWITFDLVNVGIFIASFIISRRHLALQKAGDEKTEAFTMGWLAWLVYSVSLVARMAIACNKFSFKLSEDTFFGPNTFKTSLALASCVFILLLMSHHDAPPASERRRYIEELTGTVVFDVLDTVDVLEVMFDKSSRDMFLPGLQQIILAVAGLNLIIPTVPLITLSLTNFGYKKMPKRLVALHKLLVVLVVNVPNLLVRLVLWHGFSVGISPFMLKNLILICIVMYEFYEHKKMKYDEQAGATGVRKKGLRGTANPAAVNGQSGITSFSMQERI